The following are encoded together in the Glycine max cultivar Williams 82 chromosome 8, Glycine_max_v4.0, whole genome shotgun sequence genome:
- the LOC100805133 gene encoding fimbrin-2, producing the protein MSGHWGILVSDPWLQNQFTQVELRSLKSQFVSMRRESGRLTVGDLASKMARLKVVGENLSEEERGSYIQDLYQNTGEEVDFELFLKVYLKLQTFASSRTGSNAKNSSAFLKAATTTLLHTISESEKAAYVAHINNYLAGDEFLKKCLPIDPSTNDLFEIAKDGVLLCKLINVAVPRTIDERAINTKRLLNPWERNENHTLCLNSAKAIGCTVVNIGTQDFIEGRRHLVLGLISQIIKIQLLADLNLKKTPQLLELINDSEGMEELMSLAPEKILLRWMNFHLKKTCYKKIVTNFSSDVRDAEAYAHLLNVLAPEYTNPSTLAVKNPYERAKLVLEHADKMGCKRYITARDIVEGSPNLNLAFVAHIFQHRNGLSTQAKQSSLLENLLDDTQDSREERAFRLWINSLGNSIYINNVFEDVRNGWVLLETLDKVSPGIVNWKIANKPPIKLPFKKVENCNQVVKIGKQLKFSLVNVAGNDIVQGYKKLILAYLWQLMRYNILQLLKNLRFHSHGKEIIDADILRWANSKVSSLGSQSRMDSFKDKSLSDGIFFLELLSSVQPRAVNWGLVTKGVTDQEKMMNATYIISIARKLGCSIFLLPEDITEVNQKMILTLTASIMYWFLKHPLEERTVANSDSESGSQLETTSNSTLDDSASDSSTEENGSM; encoded by the exons ATGTCTGGTCACTGGGGCATTCTTGTGTCAGATCCATGGCTTCAGAACCAGTTCACTCAGGTGGAGCTTCGCAGCTTGAAATCCCAA TTTGTGAGCATGAGGAGGGAGAGTGGAAGGCTTACGGTTGGAGACTTGGCTTCCAAGATGGCAAGGTTGAAGGTTGTGGGAGAGAATCTGAGTGAAGAAGAGAGAGGCTCTTATATTCAGGATTTGTATCAGAACACAGGTGAAGAGGTCGATTTTGAATTGTTTCTCAAG GTTTACTTGAAACTTCAAACTTTTGCAAGTTCTAGGACAGGGAGTAATGCAAAAAACTCCTCAGCATTCCTCAAGGCTGCCACTACCACATTGCTTCACACCATAAGTGAATCCGAGAAGGCAGCTTATGTTGCACATATAAATAACTATCTTGCAGGAGATGAATTCCTCAAGAAATGCCTTCCTATTGATCCTTCAACCAACGACTTATTTGAAATTGCAAAAGATGGTGTTCTTCTTTG TAAGCTTATTAATGTGGCAGTTCCAAGGACCATTGATGAACGGGCGATCAATACAAAAAGATTACTTAATCCATGGGAAAGGAATGAAAACCACACACTTTGCCTCAACTCTGCTAAAGCAATTGGATGTACAGTAGTCAACATTGGAACTCAAGACTTCATTGAAGGAAGG CGTCATCTGGTGCTTGGATTGATTTCACAGATTATTAAG ATACAATTATTGGCGGATCTGAACCTGAAGAAAACTCCACAGCTTTTGGAGTTGATCAATGATAGCGAG GGTATGGAAGAGTTGATGAGTCTGGCACCAGAAAAGATCTTGTTGAGGTGGATGAATTTCCATTTGAAGAAAACATGTTACAAGAAGATAGTCACGAACTTCTCCTCGGATGTTAGG GATGCAGAGGCTTATGCTCACCTTCTAAATGTTCTTGCACCCGAATACACTAATCCATCCACATTGGCTGTCAAAAATCCTTACGAACGAGCAAAATTAGTTCTTGAGCATGCTGATAAGATGGGCTGCAAGCGATACATAACTGCAAGAGATATAGTGGAAGGTTCCCCAAATCTTAACCTTGCTTTTGTTGCACATATTTTCCAACACAG GAATGGACTGTCAACCCAAGCAAAACAGAGTTCTCTCCTTGAAAACTTGCTAGATGACACCCAAGACTCTAGAGAAGAGAGAGCATTTCGCCTCTGGATTAATAGCCTTGGAAATTCAATATACATCAACAATGTCTTTGAGGATGTCAGAAATGG GTGGGTACTTTTGGAGACTTTGGACAAGGTTTCACCAGGAATTGTTAATTGGAAGATTGCTAACAAGCCACCTATTAAGTTGCCATTTAAAAAAGTAGAGAATTGCAACCAAGTTGTGAAAATAGGGAAACAGCTTAAATTTTCCCTTGTAAATGTTGCTGGGAATGACATTGTGCAgggttataaaaaattaatcctaG CATATTTGTGGCAATTGATGCGATACAACATCCTTCAACTTCTAAAGAACCTGAGATTTCACTCTCATGGGAAGGAAATAATTGATGCTGATATTCTGCGATGGGCGAACAGCAAAGTCAGCAGTTTGGGAAGTCAAAGCCGAATGGATAGTTTCAAG GATAAAAGTTTATCAGATGGAATTTTTTTCCTTGAACTTCTTAGTTCTGTGCAACCTAGAGCTGTAAATTGGGGTCTTGTAACAAAAGGGGTAACCG ATcaggagaaaatgatgaatgCCACCTACATTATCAGTATTGCAAGAAAGCTTGGATGTTCAATATTCTTGCTTCCCGAAGATATCACTGAG GTGAATCAAAAGATGATCCTTACACTAACAGCTAGTATAATGTATTGGTTCTTAAAGCACCCTCTGGAGGAAAGAACAGTAGCAAATTCAGACAGTGAGAGTGGGAGTCAATTGGAGACTACATCAAATTCAACACTGGATGACTCTGCTTCTGATTCATCAACAGAGGAGAATGGGAGCATGTAA
- the LOC100306467 gene encoding uncharacterized protein LOC100306467 has product MAQQDAQNGGSENAAAAATVSFVAVKPQLLVEAPKANDAILFFKAAFGAEEVGRTLNPKRKAEHELPLILSAELKIAGSTILVADLVDDTSSPAKTGGNGVVLCLETEDVDGAVAKAVSAGAVAEGEVAEGEVACCGGRVGKVKDPYGFVWLFCTPGKKCADVEA; this is encoded by the exons ATGGCTCAGCAAGACGCTCAAAACGGCGGGTCGGAGAATGCCGCTGCTGCTGCTACGGTGTCGTTTGTCGCTGTGAAGCCGCAGCTCCTCGTCGAAGCTCCCAAAGCCAACGACGCCATTCTGTTCTTCAAGGCTGCGTTTGGCGCTGAGGAAGTTGGCCGTACGCTCAACCCTAAGCGCAAAGCTGAGCACGAGCTCCCTCTCATACTCTCCGCAGAACTCAAAATCGCTGGCTCCACCATTCTCGTCGCCGACCTCGTTGATGACACTTCTTCGCC AGCGAAAACGGGGGGAAACGGTGTCGTTTTGTGCTTGGAGACGGAGGACGTGGATGGGGCAGTAGCTAAGGCGGTGAGCGCTGGTGCAGTTGCGGAGGGCGAAGTAGCGGAAGGTGAAGTCGCGTGCTGCGGCGGGCGCGTGGGGAAGGTTAAGGACCCGTATGGCTTCGTTTGGCTCTTCTGCACTCCAGGGAAGAAGTGTGCTGACGTGGAGGCTTAA